Proteins found in one Cellulomonas palmilytica genomic segment:
- a CDS encoding nucleoside/nucleotide kinase family protein: MDGRGASGKSTFADALAARAHPRPVVVLHVDDFFHPPHVRHARGRLSPEGFWLDTYDYDTLVSGALEPLSRGGAGAFRRTGDSAQVEQAPDDALVVVEGTFLLRDELARFWDVSVFLDVRRDEADRRMRARGRLDEALADQLLARYDGAQRLYFAHASPWERATLVVDTTDPTAPVVVEASTAHAARTR, from the coding sequence GTGGACGGGCGGGGGGCGAGCGGGAAGAGCACGTTCGCCGACGCGCTCGCCGCGCGGGCCCACCCGCGGCCCGTCGTCGTGCTGCACGTCGACGACTTCTTCCACCCGCCGCACGTGCGCCACGCGCGCGGGCGGCTGTCCCCCGAGGGCTTCTGGCTCGACACGTACGACTACGACACCCTCGTCTCGGGAGCGCTCGAGCCCCTGTCCCGCGGCGGCGCGGGCGCGTTCCGTCGCACCGGCGACAGCGCGCAGGTCGAGCAGGCGCCCGACGACGCGCTCGTCGTCGTCGAGGGGACGTTCCTGCTGCGCGACGAGCTCGCCCGGTTCTGGGACGTCTCCGTGTTCCTCGACGTGCGGCGCGACGAGGCGGACCGACGGATGCGTGCGCGGGGCCGGCTCGACGAGGCGCTCGCGGACCAGCTGCTCGCGCGGTACGACGGCGCGCAGCGGCTCTACTTCGCGCACGCCAGCCCGTGGGAGCGCGCCACGCTCGTCGTCGACACCACCGACCCGACCGCCCCGGTCGTCGTCGAGGCGTCCACGGCCCACGCCGCGCGGACCCGGTAG
- a CDS encoding APC family permease: protein MIGAGVFAAFAPAARAAGSALLVGLVVAAVVAYANATASAQLAAQYPTSGGTYVYGRERLGPWWGFLAGWGFVVGKTASCAAMALTFAAYVAPGAQRPVAAAAVLALAAVSYRGVTRTARLARVIVAVVLVALGAVVVATLVGGDAQWSRVDPWDGATGGWYGTVQSAGLLFFAFAGYARVATLGEEVRDPARTIPRAIQLALAVTLVVYMAVAVTLLATLGAEGTAASSAPLADAARSSGWAWTTPVVRVAGAAASLGALLALLAGVGRTSLAMAREGDLPRWLAAVHPRYRVPHHAEVALAVVVCALVLGVDLRGAIGFSSFGVLLYYLVANLAAWTQPREHRRFPRALQVVGAVGCAVLVVTLPPAAVVTGVVVLLVGVAGRTWRRRAGASHP, encoded by the coding sequence ATGATCGGGGCGGGCGTGTTCGCGGCGTTCGCACCGGCGGCGCGGGCCGCGGGCTCGGCGCTCCTCGTCGGGCTCGTCGTCGCGGCCGTGGTGGCGTACGCCAACGCGACCGCGTCCGCGCAGCTCGCGGCGCAGTACCCGACGTCCGGCGGGACGTACGTCTACGGGCGCGAGCGCCTCGGCCCGTGGTGGGGGTTCCTCGCCGGGTGGGGGTTCGTCGTCGGGAAGACCGCGTCGTGCGCGGCGATGGCGCTGACGTTCGCCGCGTACGTCGCGCCCGGGGCGCAGCGGCCCGTCGCCGCGGCGGCGGTGCTGGCGCTCGCGGCCGTGAGCTACCGCGGGGTCACGCGCACCGCACGGCTCGCGCGCGTGATCGTCGCCGTCGTGCTCGTCGCACTCGGCGCGGTGGTGGTCGCGACGCTCGTCGGCGGCGACGCGCAGTGGTCCCGCGTGGACCCGTGGGACGGAGCGACGGGCGGCTGGTACGGGACCGTGCAGTCGGCCGGGCTGCTGTTCTTCGCGTTCGCGGGCTACGCGCGCGTCGCGACGCTCGGCGAGGAGGTGCGCGACCCTGCCCGCACGATCCCGCGCGCCATCCAGCTCGCGCTCGCGGTCACGCTCGTCGTGTACATGGCCGTCGCGGTGACGCTGCTGGCGACGCTCGGGGCCGAGGGGACCGCGGCCTCGTCGGCGCCGCTGGCCGACGCCGCCCGGTCGAGCGGGTGGGCGTGGACGACGCCGGTCGTGCGCGTCGCCGGCGCCGCCGCGTCGCTCGGGGCGCTGCTCGCGCTGCTCGCGGGCGTGGGCCGCACGAGCCTCGCGATGGCGCGCGAGGGCGACCTGCCGCGCTGGCTCGCCGCCGTGCACCCGCGGTACCGGGTGCCGCACCACGCGGAGGTCGCGCTCGCGGTCGTCGTGTGCGCTCTCGTGCTCGGCGTGGACCTGCGCGGTGCGATCGGGTTCTCGTCGTTCGGCGTGCTGCTGTACTACCTCGTCGCGAACCTGGCCGCGTGGACGCAGCCGCGCGAGCACCGGCGCTTCCCGCGCGCGCTGCAGGTGGTGGGTGCGGTCGGGTGCGCCGTGCTCGTCGTGACGCTGCCGCCGGCGGCCGTGGTGACGGGCGTGGTCGTCCTGCTGGTGGGCGTCGCGGGACGGACGTGGCGACGACGAGCGGGCGCGTCACACCCCTGA
- a CDS encoding MFS transporter: MSTDAAGARRSAAWRVVLGLGVVSLAADMVYEGARSVTGPLLASLGVPMVVAGLVTGLGEAVALVLRLPFGARADRSGRYWPTTIAGYGLTAVGVPLLALTPLLATGGAVLASVLLLLERFGKAVRSPSKSVLLARAAQDVGLGRGLADPSGDIGLAWNFLDAPSRAAFRAALGDDDATWLRGRGWALRQALLQLPYYRTRYVPLADHARATIRAVLEDAGLVGQPG; this comes from the coding sequence GTGTCGACCGATGCGGCAGGGGCCCGGCGCTCCGCGGCCTGGCGCGTGGTGCTGGGTCTCGGCGTCGTCTCGCTGGCCGCGGACATGGTCTACGAGGGTGCGCGGTCCGTGACCGGGCCGCTGCTCGCGTCGCTGGGCGTGCCGATGGTCGTCGCGGGCCTGGTCACGGGGCTCGGTGAGGCGGTCGCGCTCGTGCTGCGGCTGCCGTTCGGTGCGCGCGCGGACCGGTCGGGCCGGTACTGGCCGACGACGATCGCCGGGTACGGGCTCACCGCGGTGGGCGTCCCGCTGCTCGCGCTCACGCCGCTGCTCGCGACGGGCGGGGCGGTGCTGGCGAGCGTGCTCCTGCTGCTCGAGCGGTTCGGGAAAGCGGTGCGCAGCCCGTCGAAGTCGGTGCTGCTCGCGCGCGCGGCGCAGGACGTCGGGCTGGGACGCGGGCTGGCCGACCCGTCGGGCGACATCGGCCTCGCGTGGAACTTCCTGGACGCGCCCTCGCGTGCCGCGTTCCGCGCCGCGCTCGGCGACGACGATGCGACGTGGCTGCGCGGCCGCGGCTGGGCGTTGCGGCAGGCGCTGCTCCAGCTGCCGTACTACCGCACGCGGTACGTGCCGCTCGCGGACCACGCGCGCGCGACGATCCGCGCGGTCCTGGAGGACGCGGGCCTCGTCGGGCAGCCGGGATAG
- a CDS encoding YnfA family protein, whose product MTVLRSLLLFAVAALAEIGGAWLVWQGVREHRGVMWVGAGVVALGLYGFVATLQPDAHFGRILAAYGGIFVAGSLAWGVLVDKFQPDRWDVVGAAICLLGVAVIMYGPRG is encoded by the coding sequence ATGACCGTGCTGCGTTCCCTGCTGCTGTTCGCCGTCGCCGCGCTCGCCGAGATCGGCGGTGCGTGGCTGGTCTGGCAGGGCGTGCGCGAGCACCGCGGGGTCATGTGGGTCGGGGCGGGCGTGGTCGCGCTGGGGCTGTACGGGTTCGTCGCGACGCTGCAGCCGGACGCGCACTTCGGGCGGATCCTCGCGGCGTACGGCGGGATCTTCGTCGCCGGGTCGCTCGCGTGGGGCGTCCTCGTCGACAAGTTCCAGCCGGACCGCTGGGACGTGGTCGGTGCGGCGATCTGCCTGCTCGGCGTCGCGGTGATCATGTACGGCCCGCGGGGGTAG